In Brassica napus cultivar Da-Ae chromosome C2, Da-Ae, whole genome shotgun sequence, the sequence TTCGGGATAGGTTTTTAGTTACTTTTCTCAGCCCAATCTTAATCCACACCAACACGATAAATGTAATTTAAGCCCAAAAGCAACTTGTTCTGGCCCAATTAAGAAAAAGGAACACGTGTCGCGCTGTGGTTAACGACTTAATGATGTGGCACTCTCACGGGAGAGATAACACTTCATTACTATATAAGAAGATATTAAgtaattttgtacatttatttaaggaaagaatgaaaacattaagtgtatattgttaattaattttatgattagtctaagggcaaatctctaaaatagcacatttctaagtttatatcacaaaaataacactcaaaaactaaaacgaccaaaataacacctttctaagtttatcctttgaaaattttaattttttttatttttcaaaatttgaaatcttatccccaaaacctcatttctcaactctaaaccataaaccctaaactctaaaccctaaaccctaaaccataaaccttaaaccctaaactctaaaccctaaatcctaaaccctaaaccctaaaccctacaccctaaactctaaaccctaaaccctaaatcctaaaccccaccctttaactctaaaccctaagtttgtgacttttgataaaacattaagtgctatttttgtgacttttgaccttgagtgctagtttgggaacaaaaacttgatttagtgctatttttgtctttttctcttagtTTAATGAGAATTATAATGTATATATTCAGATAGaacaacatatttctctaaagggtttgagaaacattatagTGATGACAAGCATTATAGCTAAAATattgcaatgcttctcaaataatggTTTAAAGacaaatataaaagtttatttGAAATGAAATCTTCTAAAAccatagttaattttttttaacatcaaaagtctattctattactcaaagcTTGAGATGATATGTAGACCGGAATAAAACAACCAACGAAAATCAAAGCACCAGAAGATATACACGATAAAACGGACGAACAATCCTAGCTAagccatattttattttaagtggaaccatctaaacaaaaaattaaattatttaaatccaACCATAAGTTAGAAGCCTAGTAAGTAAAAGCATAGAGGTAGTATATTAGGGTCTGATTGGTAAGtactgtagctttaaaatttttgctgtagaaaaaatttgttaattttttgctGTGCATTTTATTcctgtagaattttatggaaagcactcaaaaattgctttggatatttgacTCTGCAGAACACTTGTACAGCCGTAGGTTATTTCAAGAactgtggtttcaaaaaaaaatttaaagcttgattgtcctgaatttggtgctttaaaaataaatagtacTCTGGACGGCCAACTACCGAGCACCTCTTAGAGTGTGTAAAAAAATGTACGAAAGTTTGTTTTTCATAAACTTAAAAGAAAGCACAAAGTACCTGAGAAAAATACAAGCAGAAAAAAATGACGAATGGAGTTACTGGAAAATGGAGCAGCGGGGTAAACAAATACTGTACATCAATCAACACAACTTTCCAGCGCAATTGCTATTGTAAATGCAACCGCAAACGCAATCACTGTTACAAGCACTACTCGCATCACCGACTGCGATTTCACAAAACGATATGTGATAAATGGGCTAGTATTGTTAGTTTAATGGGCTTTTCGACACTTGCTCCGCAAGCTACTTGTCTTCGTTGAGCAGAACAGAAAAAGGAAATTGGTAAAACCTTTATCGTCTATATAAACAATCGCAGACTCCTCTCACTCGCACCAATCctcattctctctctttctatctTTTAAATTGTCTCTGAAGAAACAATGGCTATTTCCGATGATCTTCCTCCTCAACTTACGAAAGATGTCAAGAGACGTAGCAGAAAAAGAAGAACCGTGAAAAGTAAAGACCTTGAAGTACTGATCAGCGTCGCTACAAGGGCCGCTCATATCGCAAGAGACAAAGGGTTTCACGTCGTCTCTCCTGAAGCCATACGATGCGTCGAAGTTCTCAGAATGATGCGAAGCTTGCCGTTGACTCCTCGGGTTATCGTCAAAACAGATGCCTTGCGCTCTCTTCAATTCCTCGCCACTAACGGTAACCCTAAAATCAGATCAGAGTCGAAGTCCCTTCTTAATCACTTGAAGGGTGTGCTTGCGGCAAGTAGTTGAAGaaaagggttttccttgtacGACGAACGAACATAAAGAGAGTATAAAGGGTAGGGTTTAATTTCTGATAACAATTTTGTTACCAATTCTTGTAAATCGCCAAGTAAAACGTAGATTTCTTGTTGTCGAGTTCAAAATTTTGAACATGTTTGTATCAAATTGATTGGTCCCTATAACAAAGTTGCAATGGCtatagtgtttttaaaaccggacctaCCCGATGGTTGGACCGGATTCGACCGTGAACCGGTTATATAGCCGGGTTGGTCTAGtaattggttcgaccatgaaccggcCACATAGCCGGATTATATTTCAAAgttattaaaccaataaaaacctCTAAAACTATcgaaaatctataaaccatccatataaacaagaaattaatttatatttataatattttatgttcaaaattgatttatattttaactatgcatcatgtttactaatattacttttatatttacatactaaaaaaatattaaaccatattATTGAACCAGGTTTGACCCGGTCGAACCATGACCCAAAATATTTCCTGTTCAAtttccggtccggttttaaaaacactacaTGGCTGAGAAGACAGAGAATTGGGTTTAATGTATCAAATTGATATTAGTAATGGGTTAAATAGAGAtgatattttaatatgtaacacTTGTCCTGGTTTATCTCACCCTTTGTTCTTATCTGTTTACGCATGTTCTCAGTTTTGACTTCTTTTTTCTGCAGGCAATGTAACGTATGTACAAATGAAACTCCTAAAACGACGATTGTACGAATATAATAACACCCaacaaatttgtttttcttttatagaaagaaagatgaaaaaaTAACATGAAAGACAGAAGATGAATGTAAGAGGAGGGTGGAGTATATTTTGTGCTCAGATGAGCTCAAGGAACAATGCTTCTTGTTTGCTGCTCAAACCAAGATGGTTCAGAGTGGACTCACTTTCCCCATCCCCAAACGCATGCCGAGGGTAAGGTCTCACCTGTTTCATCACCACACCAAAACTTAGACCCAAGAACAACACCCGGACAAGCATAGCGTATTTGGCTTTACACTATCTTTACGCATTAGTAATGAAGAGAGATTTTATTGATAAAGATGCAGATGTTTTACCAGTCTGTAAGTCTTTGGTTTCACCACTCTGGCTATGTCTATGAAGTCGAACAGAGActgcaaaaaaacaaaaacaaaaacagtgcCATTGACAGTTATTTAGGTCTCTGGTTTTTGAGTGAATGCAATAACAAAGtgaaaattggattttttttcacTTGGAGTTTGTCGGATCGAAGGAATCGGCGGCCATGTCTAGTTCCGTCTGGCATCCTGACAAGAAGAGTAATAGCATTATCTTCGTCTGCATGTGGTTCCTTAGGTAGAGAAGCTTCTTTTGCATCTAGTTGCCTCTCTAGCTCCTGCATGCAACAACATTCAGAGGAAAATACGATAATCATTCAATAACAAGAGAACCGGCTTCACTAATGTGCATTTGGTTTAGCTGATCTTGTCTATATAGTTTTCATTCAAAATCCAAAATCAAGGAACTTGTTTCAACGAGGCCTTAGAAAGAGGTACGTACCTGTTCCTCCTcgagttttttcttttcttgctcCAGAAAAGACTTTCTAGCAGTTTCTTCCTCTAACTGACGTGCCTCAGCATCTCTAACGGATTGTAGTTCTCTATCTCGGTCAGCTTGCAGGGATGCAAGATACTCATCATCCTGCTGTTCGCGTATCAACCTCTGAGCTGTCAATGAAGGTGAGGGTGGACGTGGTGGTGCCCTCTGATGAGGAGGTAAGAATGGAAGATGATTATATCCAGTTTCGGGAATTCCACCAAACATGGCTGCCTCGAGCATGACAGCTTCATCATGTTCCTCAGACGAAATGCCTCCCCACTTGAGCATATACAAATAAGGGTATCAGTACTAGCTACTCTAGGATTCTAAGCGCTAAAAGTAATGCATGTGTACTAGTCTTGTCCCTGTGCAAGAAGCAAAAACAGATTTTGTTGATACCTCAGAAGGAAACCTATTTCTATTGCCATTGTCCGCTTGATTATCTCCTTCAGGACTCGTGCTCCGGGAACGATCAGCATCAGGTTGGGCCAGAGAACCAGATGCCACACGTATTGGCCTGTGTCTAACAAGAGGTTcctcatcatcgtcatcatcatcatcagagtgATCCTCAAATGGTGAGCTAGGTGCAGCCAATCTAGACAATACACAAAATACAATTTGTTAGGCCTCACTTTTTGACAAGGGGAGATATTAAGCTCAGAGATAACAAAGTGGTAAAGCAGAACAGAAAAGAACCAACAAACCTTCCATTCAGGGCTTGGGTACGTTCAGGTCCTTGAGCAGCAGCCGTTTCAGACGCTCCTGTTTCCGAGGTTGAGGCGTTAAACCCTCCTTGGTTGCGCAAAACTTCTTCCTCCCCTGACTGCACTCACTTATGTTAAGAAAATAGATCCAAAGGGAAGATGACGCAAAAAAACGAGACAAACACAGACCTTCAATGACATTGTGACAGCTTTTGCTATGTCATCACCATCTCCCATGTGAGACGAAGACGGCCTCTCAATAGGCAAAGGATTACTTAAcacctatataaaaaaaatatatatatatttttgctaAATAGATAAGCCAAGATaaacaagaaagaaacaaaaatacagGCAATTCTCTTTGGAAAAGCTTACCTCAGACTCCTTTTTTGAGGCCTCAATGGCAGCTTGGATCATCTCTTCTTCAATATCATTGTAATCTTGATTATTATTGGGTGCAGGTGTAACTTGCCTACTTGTTCTTGTTGGAACATCATCAACAATAACCGTCCCTTGGGTAGGTGGACCCTGAACGTGTACAGGTTCTGTGACATGGTCAGTAGTAGTAGGAGCATCATCTGATGGCCCAGTGCTATCCCTAACCTCTATAGGTATCACTAGAGGAGCCGGAATCACATCATCTATTTCCATTGCATCGTCTAGAGGGATGTTCACTGGTACTCTgcacaaaaaaagaaattataaattttcagaagaaaaagatgataaaaataGTGAGATTGGATGGCATACGAATTTTGACATCCCTCGCTGTAATATGCATTCACAGCTTGACTAAGATCACCACTATTCCCCTGCATTTTCAATATCAATCAATTAGATATACTCAATCACATCAATACATATCAATTTTGAACTTTACTCCATTGACAATCAGTTCTTAAAAGTCAAAGAAACCCTCTGCGAAAACCGTAGGGTGATCGAAGAGCAAAGTACTAACTCAATCAGATCATCCAATCCAATGACCTAACATTCATTCTGAAAATCAATCAGAGATCAATAGAAAACAAGGaacgaagagagagagagacagccGATGATCGTGTCTCACGAACTTTCAAATTAGCTACTCGGGAAATTCCAATAAAGCAGACTACACATAGCATCTAAAAACGTGAAGATAACAAATGGAAACAATAATAACCTGGAGCTTCTGAAC encodes:
- the LOC111211800 gene encoding plant UBX domain-containing protein 8-like, with the translated sequence MRIHPIEKENNKKEHLFFSPCSLQHQSIIKQTWSLMATLNQEAIDTFISITGASESVAVQKLQGNSGDLSQAVNAYYSEGCQNSVPVNIPLDDAMEIDDVIPAPLVIPIEVRDSTGPSDDAPTTTDHVTEPVHVQGPPTQGTVIVDDVPTRTSRQVTPAPNNNQDYNDIEEEMIQAAIEASKKESEVLSNPLPIERPSSSHMGDGDDIAKAVTMSLKSGEEEVLRNQGGFNASTSETGASETAAAQGPERTQALNGRLAAPSSPFEDHSDDDDDDDEEPLVRHRPIRVASGSLAQPDADRSRSTSPEGDNQADNGNRNRFPSEWGGISSEEHDEAVMLEAAMFGGIPETGYNHLPFLPPHQRAPPRPPSPSLTAQRLIREQQDDEYLASLQADRDRELQSVRDAEARQLEEETARKSFLEQEKKKLEEEQELERQLDAKEASLPKEPHADEDNAITLLVRMPDGTRHGRRFLRSDKLQSLFDFIDIARVVKPKTYRLVRPYPRHAFGDGESESTLNHLGLSSKQEALFLELI
- the LOC111211799 gene encoding uncharacterized protein LOC111211799, which produces MAISDDLPPQLTKDVKRRSRKRRTVKSKDLEVLISVATRAAHIARDKGFHVVSPEAIRCVEVLRMMRSLPLTPRVIVKTDALRSLQFLATNGNPKIRSESKSLLNHLKGVLAASS